A genomic window from Silene latifolia isolate original U9 population chromosome 11, ASM4854445v1, whole genome shotgun sequence includes:
- the LOC141611082 gene encoding tRNAse Z TRZ4, mitochondrial-like isoform X1 has product MAETGNNKKRSRNSDKFDKPKNLELKNRKLNPVNTLSYLQILGTGMDTQDTCPSVLLFFDKQRFIFNAGEGLQRYCTEHKIKLSKIDHIFLSRVCSETAGGLPGLLLTMSGIGDRGMCVKMWGPPGLNDLANAMNTFVPSAAMVHTKSFGPTPQPDGLTIPDPLKFSGPFDLIDDEVVKISAILLSPNENNGPAFHRDISVIYVCELPQIPGKFHPEKAKALGLKPGPKYRKLQNDESVELDDNKNIVVHPRDVMDPPTPGPIVLLVDCPTTSHFQSLLSADTLNIYYKDYLDNTSKTYKEVNCVIHLSPSSVSNNSDYQKWMKRFGNAQHIMVGHESKNAKIPVLKASSRISARLNYLCPWLFPASGFLSHHVDNCSLHSNSSTEGAPVAITAENLLKFNLRPHANLGLDRSSIPIATGPAEIKDELRAEIPEIVDAVQQVKQLWDHHRSCSENISREDMEIVLLGTGSSQPSKYRNVSSIFINLFSKGGLLLDCGEGTLGQLKRRFGVKEADNVVKNLSCIWISHIHADHHTGLSRILALRRDLQKDVPHEPLLVIGPGQLLRFLDAYQRLEELDIQFLDCKFTTRASWDSFEKSHSHCDQSSPSNSESSIGSTLVAKGSPSFCQKPDSLVGNGLVDQRLNTLRKVLQKAGLETLISFPVDHFWEAPGGSPQAFGVSLTSQRSNNVSEVGVGPGWKIVYSGDTRPCPRLIEEAQGATVLIHEATFEDEMVGEAIAKKHSTTKEAIDVGEKAGVYRIILTHFSQRYPKIPVFGDSHMHNTCIGFDLMTINAADLHVFPQVLPHLKLLFRNEMGADELEEPPLEEVSAAS; this is encoded by the exons ATGGCGGAAACTGGAAATAATAAGAAAAGGTCAAGAAATAGTGATAAGTTTGATAAACCTAAGAATCTTGAGTTGAAAAATAGAAAGCTTAATCCTGTTAATACGCTTTCCTACCTTcag ATTCTGGGTACTGGGATGGATACTCAAGATACATGCCCGTCTGTGTTGCTTTTCTTTGACAAGCAAAGATTCATTTTTAATGCAGGAGAG GGTTTGCAACGTTATTGCACGGAGCATAAGATTAAGTTATCAAAG ATAGATCACATATTTCTTTCTCGAGTCTGCTCAGAAACTGCAGGAGGTCTCCCAG GTCTGTTGTTGACTATGTCTGGAATAGGGGATAGAGGAATGTGT GTAAAAATGTGGGGTCCTCCAGGCCTCAACGATTTGGCTAATGCAATGAACACATTCGTTCCAAGTGCTGCCATGGTCCACACAAAAAGTTTTGGACCCACACCACAACCTGACGGATTAACTATACCTGATCCTCTGAAGTTCTCAGGACCCTTTGACCTTATCGATGATGAGGTAGTCAAAATATCGGCCATTCTCTTGAGCCCGAATGAGAATAATGGACCAGCATTTCATAGAGATATCTCAGTCATCTATGTCTGTGAATTGCCTCAAATTCCGGGAAAGTTCCATCCTGAAAAAGCTAAGGCTCTTGGCCTGAAACCTGGTCCAAAGTATAGGAAGTTGCAGAATGATGAATCAGTGGAGTTGGACGATAATAAGAATATTGTG GTACATCCTAGGGATGTGATGGACCCACCTACTCCAGGACCTATAGTTCTTCTTGTTGATTGTCCAACAACGTCGCATTTTCAGAGTTTGTTGTCTGCAGATACACTCAACATATACTACAAAGATTACTTAGATAATACGTCGAAAACTTATAAGGAAGTGAATTGTGTAATTCATTTAAGTCCGTCATCTGTTTCAAACAACTCTGATTACCAAAAATGGATGAAGAGATTTGGTAATGCACAGCACATCATGGTTGGCCATGAAAG CAAAAATGCTAAAATTCCAGTGCTAAAAGCAAGTTCCAGGATTTCAGCGAGGCTTAATTACTTGTGTCCTTGGTTGTTCCCCGCTTCAGGCTTTTTGTCTCATCATGTTGACAACTGCTCCTTACACTCCAATTCTTCAACTGAG GGAGCTCCAGTTGCCATTACTGCTGAGAATCTCTTGAAG TTCAATTTGCGTCCACATGCAAACCTTGGTCTGGACAGATCTTCTATCCCCATTGCAACTGGACCAGCTGAAATTAAGGATGAGTTGCGTGCAGAAATTCCCGAAATTGTAGATGCTGTGCAGCAAGTTAAGCAGTTGTGGGATCATCATCGAAGCTGTTCAGAAAATATAAGTAGAGAAGATATGGAGATCGTCCTTCTGGGTACTGGTTCATCCCAGCCATCCAAATACCGTAATGTGAGCTCTATATTCATCAATCTTTTCTCAAAGGGCGGGTTGCTTTTAGATTGTGGTGAAGGCACATTGGGTCAGCTGAAAAGACG GTTTGGTGTAAAAGAGGCAGATAATGTTGTGAAAAATTTAAGCTGTATATGGATTTCCCATATTCATGCCGACCATCATACTGGTCTGTCAAGAATTCTGGCTCTAAGACGTGATTTACAGAAGGATGTTCCTCATGAACCTTTGTTAGTAATTGGGCCAGGGCAGCTATTGAGGTTTCTTGATGCATACCAGAGACTCGAGGAACTAGATATTCAGTTTCTTGATTGCAAGTTCACAACTCGTGCTTCTTGGGATTCTTTTGAAAAATCTCACTCACATTGTGATCAATCTTCACCATCAAATTCAGAGAGTTCTATTGGTTCCACACTCGTTGCTAAAGGAAGCCCTAGCTTCTGCCAGAAACCGGATAGTCTAGTTGGTAATGGTCTTGTCGATCAAAGATTAAACACGTTGAGAAAAGTGTTGCAAAAAGCTGGTTTAGAGACGTTGATTAGCTTTCCAGTTGACCACTTTTGGGAAGCTCCTGGAGGTTCCCCGCAAGCTTTTGGAGTTTCCCTAACTTCTCAGAGAAGTAATAATGTCAGTGAAGTGGGCGTGGGACCAGGGTGGAAGATCGTGTACTCTGGAGACACAAGGCCCTGTCCACGGCTCATCGAAGAAGCACAGGGAGCTACTGTCTTGATTCATGAG GCAACCTTTGAGGATGAAATGGTAGGTGAAGCAATTGCTAAAAAACATAGCACTACAAAAGAAGCTATCGACGTGGGAGAAAAGGCTGGTGTGTATCGCATAATTCTTACACATTTCAGCCAAAGATACCCCAAGATTCCCGTTTTTGGAGATTCTCACATGCACAATACGTGTATAGGCTTCGACTTGATGACCATTAATGCGGCGGACTTGCATGTTTTTCCTCAGGTTCTTCCTCATCTTAAACTCCTCTTTAGAAATGAAATGGGAGCTGATGAACTAGAGGAACCTCCTCTCGAGGAAGTCAGCGCAGCTTCATAG
- the LOC141611083 gene encoding alpha-galactosidase-like, with translation MALVFKAKTMHKLFSTILMVLVLKSSNVASRRHHKASPWIRTPTLSYNGLGLTPQMGWNSWNHFGCNINEELIRETADAMSSSGLAQLGYKYINLDDCWAELNRDSQGNLVAKASKFGSGIKALADYIHSKGLKLGIYGDAGLETCSKTMPGSLGYEEQDAKTYASWDVDYLKYDNCNNTGTSPRERYPKMSTALSNSGKPIFFSLCEWGQDDPATWARGIGNSWRTTGDIQDNWQSMISIADENDKWASFAAPGGWNDPDMLEVGNGGMTTEEYRSHFSIWALVKAPLLIGCDLRYIDQTTLELLSNQEVISVNQDELGIQGKKVKKDGDLEVWAGPLSQNRVAVILWNKGPTASYITANWGDIGLSQDTTVNARDLWMHSTVSGVQQQLSAQVESHSVKMYILTPYS, from the exons ATGGCTCTAGTTTTTAAGGCAAAAACAATGCATAAGTTGTTTTCAACGATATTAATGGTGTTAGTGTTAAAATCGAGTAATGTAGCGTCTCGTCGACATCATAAAGCTTCTCCCTGGATTCGAACCCCTACCCTCAGTTATAATGGCCTTGGCCTTACTCCACAAATGGG ATGGAACAGCTGGAACCATTTTGGGTgtaacattaatgaagagttgaTAAGAGAAACAG CTGATGCCATGAGCTCCAGTGGGCTAGCACAGCTAGGATACAAGTACATAAACCTAG ATGATTGTTGGGCTGAACTCAACAGAGATTCTCAG GGAAACTTGGTAGCGAAGGCTTCAAAATTTGGATCGGGAATAAAAGCATTAGCGGATTACATTCATAGCAAAGGACTCAAGCTGGGAATTTACGGCGATGCAGG ACTCGAAACATGTAGCAAGACAATGCCAGGATCACTCGGTTATGAAGAACAGGACGCAAAGACCTATGCTTCTTGG GACGTGGATTACTTGAAATACGACAACTGCAACAACACCGGTACCAGCCCTAGAGAACGGTACCCGAAAATGAGTACCGCCTTATCTAACAGCGGCAAACCGATATTCTTCTCCCTGTGTGAATG GGGGCAAGATGATCCGGCTACATGGGCGAGAGGTATCGGAAACAGTTGGAGAACAACAGGTGATATTCAAGATAATTGGCAGAG TATGATAAGTATAGCAGATGAGAATGACAAATGGGCTTCGTTTGCCGCTCCCGGAGGATGGAACG ATCCAGACATGCTTGAAGTCGGAAATGGAGGAATGACGACAGAGGAGTATCGTTCTCACTTCAGCATATGGGCATTAGTCAAA GCTCCATTGTTGATCGGATGCGACTTGCGCTACATAGACCAGACAACCCTTGAACTGCTTAGCAACCAGGAGGTCATATCTGTTAATCAAG ATGAGCTTGGAATTCAAGGAAAAAAGGTGAAAAAAGATGGCGATCTTGAG GTCTGGGCTGGTCCTTTAAGCCAAAACAGAGTTGCAGTTATCCTATGGAACAAGGGTCCTACAGCATCATATATTACAGCAAATTGGGGTGATATAGGTCTAAGCCAAGATACCACGGTGAATGCTCGGGATTTATGGATG CATTCAACAGTGTCAGGAGTGCAGCAACAACTTTCTGCTCAAGTTGAAAGCCATTCTGTTAAGATGTACATCTTGACACCATACTCATGA
- the LOC141611082 gene encoding tRNAse Z TRZ4, mitochondrial-like isoform X2, whose protein sequence is MSYNMFLPETAAFWCQMKAIEILGTGMDTQDTCPSVLLFFDKQRFIFNAGEGLQRYCTEHKIKLSKIDHIFLSRVCSETAGGLPGLLLTMSGIGDRGMCVKMWGPPGLNDLANAMNTFVPSAAMVHTKSFGPTPQPDGLTIPDPLKFSGPFDLIDDEVVKISAILLSPNENNGPAFHRDISVIYVCELPQIPGKFHPEKAKALGLKPGPKYRKLQNDESVELDDNKNIVVHPRDVMDPPTPGPIVLLVDCPTTSHFQSLLSADTLNIYYKDYLDNTSKTYKEVNCVIHLSPSSVSNNSDYQKWMKRFGNAQHIMVGHESKNAKIPVLKASSRISARLNYLCPWLFPASGFLSHHVDNCSLHSNSSTEGAPVAITAENLLKFNLRPHANLGLDRSSIPIATGPAEIKDELRAEIPEIVDAVQQVKQLWDHHRSCSENISREDMEIVLLGTGSSQPSKYRNVSSIFINLFSKGGLLLDCGEGTLGQLKRRFGVKEADNVVKNLSCIWISHIHADHHTGLSRILALRRDLQKDVPHEPLLVIGPGQLLRFLDAYQRLEELDIQFLDCKFTTRASWDSFEKSHSHCDQSSPSNSESSIGSTLVAKGSPSFCQKPDSLVGNGLVDQRLNTLRKVLQKAGLETLISFPVDHFWEAPGGSPQAFGVSLTSQRSNNVSEVGVGPGWKIVYSGDTRPCPRLIEEAQGATVLIHEATFEDEMVGEAIAKKHSTTKEAIDVGEKAGVYRIILTHFSQRYPKIPVFGDSHMHNTCIGFDLMTINAADLHVFPQVLPHLKLLFRNEMGADELEEPPLEEVSAAS, encoded by the exons ATGAGTTATAACATGTTTCTTCCTGAAACTGCGGCATTTTGGTGTCAGATGAAAGCGATAGAA ATTCTGGGTACTGGGATGGATACTCAAGATACATGCCCGTCTGTGTTGCTTTTCTTTGACAAGCAAAGATTCATTTTTAATGCAGGAGAG GGTTTGCAACGTTATTGCACGGAGCATAAGATTAAGTTATCAAAG ATAGATCACATATTTCTTTCTCGAGTCTGCTCAGAAACTGCAGGAGGTCTCCCAG GTCTGTTGTTGACTATGTCTGGAATAGGGGATAGAGGAATGTGT GTAAAAATGTGGGGTCCTCCAGGCCTCAACGATTTGGCTAATGCAATGAACACATTCGTTCCAAGTGCTGCCATGGTCCACACAAAAAGTTTTGGACCCACACCACAACCTGACGGATTAACTATACCTGATCCTCTGAAGTTCTCAGGACCCTTTGACCTTATCGATGATGAGGTAGTCAAAATATCGGCCATTCTCTTGAGCCCGAATGAGAATAATGGACCAGCATTTCATAGAGATATCTCAGTCATCTATGTCTGTGAATTGCCTCAAATTCCGGGAAAGTTCCATCCTGAAAAAGCTAAGGCTCTTGGCCTGAAACCTGGTCCAAAGTATAGGAAGTTGCAGAATGATGAATCAGTGGAGTTGGACGATAATAAGAATATTGTG GTACATCCTAGGGATGTGATGGACCCACCTACTCCAGGACCTATAGTTCTTCTTGTTGATTGTCCAACAACGTCGCATTTTCAGAGTTTGTTGTCTGCAGATACACTCAACATATACTACAAAGATTACTTAGATAATACGTCGAAAACTTATAAGGAAGTGAATTGTGTAATTCATTTAAGTCCGTCATCTGTTTCAAACAACTCTGATTACCAAAAATGGATGAAGAGATTTGGTAATGCACAGCACATCATGGTTGGCCATGAAAG CAAAAATGCTAAAATTCCAGTGCTAAAAGCAAGTTCCAGGATTTCAGCGAGGCTTAATTACTTGTGTCCTTGGTTGTTCCCCGCTTCAGGCTTTTTGTCTCATCATGTTGACAACTGCTCCTTACACTCCAATTCTTCAACTGAG GGAGCTCCAGTTGCCATTACTGCTGAGAATCTCTTGAAG TTCAATTTGCGTCCACATGCAAACCTTGGTCTGGACAGATCTTCTATCCCCATTGCAACTGGACCAGCTGAAATTAAGGATGAGTTGCGTGCAGAAATTCCCGAAATTGTAGATGCTGTGCAGCAAGTTAAGCAGTTGTGGGATCATCATCGAAGCTGTTCAGAAAATATAAGTAGAGAAGATATGGAGATCGTCCTTCTGGGTACTGGTTCATCCCAGCCATCCAAATACCGTAATGTGAGCTCTATATTCATCAATCTTTTCTCAAAGGGCGGGTTGCTTTTAGATTGTGGTGAAGGCACATTGGGTCAGCTGAAAAGACG GTTTGGTGTAAAAGAGGCAGATAATGTTGTGAAAAATTTAAGCTGTATATGGATTTCCCATATTCATGCCGACCATCATACTGGTCTGTCAAGAATTCTGGCTCTAAGACGTGATTTACAGAAGGATGTTCCTCATGAACCTTTGTTAGTAATTGGGCCAGGGCAGCTATTGAGGTTTCTTGATGCATACCAGAGACTCGAGGAACTAGATATTCAGTTTCTTGATTGCAAGTTCACAACTCGTGCTTCTTGGGATTCTTTTGAAAAATCTCACTCACATTGTGATCAATCTTCACCATCAAATTCAGAGAGTTCTATTGGTTCCACACTCGTTGCTAAAGGAAGCCCTAGCTTCTGCCAGAAACCGGATAGTCTAGTTGGTAATGGTCTTGTCGATCAAAGATTAAACACGTTGAGAAAAGTGTTGCAAAAAGCTGGTTTAGAGACGTTGATTAGCTTTCCAGTTGACCACTTTTGGGAAGCTCCTGGAGGTTCCCCGCAAGCTTTTGGAGTTTCCCTAACTTCTCAGAGAAGTAATAATGTCAGTGAAGTGGGCGTGGGACCAGGGTGGAAGATCGTGTACTCTGGAGACACAAGGCCCTGTCCACGGCTCATCGAAGAAGCACAGGGAGCTACTGTCTTGATTCATGAG GCAACCTTTGAGGATGAAATGGTAGGTGAAGCAATTGCTAAAAAACATAGCACTACAAAAGAAGCTATCGACGTGGGAGAAAAGGCTGGTGTGTATCGCATAATTCTTACACATTTCAGCCAAAGATACCCCAAGATTCCCGTTTTTGGAGATTCTCACATGCACAATACGTGTATAGGCTTCGACTTGATGACCATTAATGCGGCGGACTTGCATGTTTTTCCTCAGGTTCTTCCTCATCTTAAACTCCTCTTTAGAAATGAAATGGGAGCTGATGAACTAGAGGAACCTCCTCTCGAGGAAGTCAGCGCAGCTTCATAG